In Haloarcula limicola, the genomic stretch CATGACCGACTACCACATGTATCACGGCACCTTCCCCATCGAGACGCCGCTGGTGCCGGGCCACGAGGCGGCGGGCACCGTCGCCGACGTCGGGAGCGACGTCACCGGCTTCGAAGCGGGCGACCGCGTCGCGGTCAACCCGACGGTCCCCTGTAACGCCTGTTCGTACTGCAAGCGCGGGGAGACCCACCTCTGTGAGAACAACACCAGCATCGGTGGCGCGGGCGACACCATCCTCGACGGCGCGTTCGCCGAGTACGTCCGCGTCCCGGCGATCAACGTCGAGGACATCGGCGACATGTCCTTCGAACGGGCCGCGCTGGCCGAGCCGCTGGCGTGCTGCGTCCACGGCGTCGAACAGGTCGACCTCACGCCGAGCGACAGCGTCGCCATCATCGGTGCCGGCCCCATCGGGCTCCTGCTATTGCAGGCGTTCCGCAACGCCGGTGCCGCCCCCATCGTCGTCTCCGAACTCGACCCCGAGCGGCGCGAACTCGCGGCCGAACTCGGCGCGGACGCCGTTATCGACCCCGACGAGGTCGACCCGGAGGAGGCCATCCCCGAGGCCGCGGGCGGCCCGGTGGACGTCGGCGTCGAGGCCATCGGCCTCGTTCCGACCATCGAACAAGCCAACGCGGTGACCACCAAGGGCGGGTCGACGCTCATCTTCGGCGTCCCCGAACAGGACGCCACGCTGGAGGTCAGCCCGTTCGACGTGTTCTTCGACGAAGTGGGCTATCGGGGGTCGTACTCCCTGACCACCGAGGACTTCGAGCGAGCGATCACGATGCTCCGGTACGGCCGCGTCGACGCCGACTCGCTCATCACGGAGCGAATCGGGCTCGACGAGTTGCCGACGGCGTTCGAGCGGATGGGCGACGCCGAGGGCCTGAAGAAAGTCGTCGTCCCCGATCGCGACTGACCGCCCCGTAGCGACGTGTTCACTTCCTTCTCTGTAACCGCACCACGCACCCGAACCGCGATTTCCACGTCGCGGCAGCGATGTGTTCTTCTCTGCAGAACGAATA encodes the following:
- a CDS encoding galactitol-1-phosphate 5-dehydrogenase, which encodes MRASTLTDVGEITVEERERPEPAADEVLVEVGACSVCMTDYHMYHGTFPIETPLVPGHEAAGTVADVGSDVTGFEAGDRVAVNPTVPCNACSYCKRGETHLCENNTSIGGAGDTILDGAFAEYVRVPAINVEDIGDMSFERAALAEPLACCVHGVEQVDLTPSDSVAIIGAGPIGLLLLQAFRNAGAAPIVVSELDPERRELAAELGADAVIDPDEVDPEEAIPEAAGGPVDVGVEAIGLVPTIEQANAVTTKGGSTLIFGVPEQDATLEVSPFDVFFDEVGYRGSYSLTTEDFERAITMLRYGRVDADSLITERIGLDELPTAFERMGDAEGLKKVVVPDRD